A portion of the Channa argus isolate prfri chromosome 19, Channa argus male v1.0, whole genome shotgun sequence genome contains these proteins:
- the LOC137104416 gene encoding interleukin-17 receptor C-like isoform X1: protein MFRPGWSVWWVVLALHKSVFGLEVSGNYNDEIICSQGLSLLTVIDVSFPIPENEAVEVQKLTPYFRLCCKHKAACTLCLVVDAELYVHMDKDMEGEGSGPDEDDSAEASVTLCYKTPSTLPTCKKVEFMVNEAAFPLQKMSMLITEPRDVFFSSHVIVFSSQSLNLTQQVVAPSLNEVCTQEEEHVEECQNVPTLSHVVYQESSWVELHFTGRNKSLVSLCIQNEQSGTCQTWNRRTIPLSSVTPCMCLQVWDKDRSSRRLSICPFKNEGTAVNVSFSKLIQGNVWHNVSVSVGYGRMNNHGPMLGWNLSAPCRLEGDVWPCHQEHSCRELQGYRQQLENSTWTQNSKGLWETKGVFEDINLQLSPCVMVHVKGMGHDLGPFCLHHTVRWRWSLLLVAVMLLFCFTVLVVYFPNDFLKSAKSCFQGRFMKIIRKGHVVLLSPPDADDGLSESICQLGSLLRNQGFSVSVDQSSRKQQCTLGPLPWLHSQLMELDSLGGRVVLVLTQRASARTVEWTHEHPLVTGLSQMKSPYSDMFTACLCIIQAEKQLGRAGERFVLVKFDPSPLGDRSLPELLQGLPLFQLPSQNQALLSELTVRGTGPGLRGRRWGVSDAWKTKTAARPVQQKASTISVI, encoded by the exons atgtttcGTCCTGGATGGTCAGTTTGGTGGGTTGTACTGGCTCTGCACAAGTCAGTGTTTGGATTGGAGGTTTCTGGAAATTACAACGATGAAATCATTTGCTCACAG GGTCTGTCTCTTCTTACCGTGATTGATGTGTCTTTCCCCATACCTGAGAATGAGGCTGTGGAGGTTCAGAAACTGACGCCATATTTCAGActctgctgcaaacacaaagcaGCGTGCACATTGTGTCTGGTAGTGGATGCAGAGCTCTACGTCCACATGGACAAAGACATGGAGGGCGAAGGCTCTGGGCCCGATGAGGACGATTCAGCAG AAGCATCAGTGACACTCTGTTACAAAACACCATCAACCCTCCCAACATGCAAGAAGGTGGAGTTTATGGTTAATGAAGCAGCTTTTCCTCTGCAAAAG ATGTCCATGCTGATTACTGAGCCACGGGACGTTTTCTTTAGCAGTCACGTCATTGTTTTTTCGTCCCAGTCACTGAATCTAACTCAACAAGTTGTTGCTCCTTCTCTAAATGAAG tgtgcACCCAGGAAGAGGAGCATGTAGAAGAGTGTCAAAATGTCCCTACGCTCAGCCATGTGGTTTACCAGGAGAGCAGCTGGGTGGAGCTGCACTTTACAGGCAGAAATAAGAGccttgtgtctttgtgcatcCAGAATGAGCAGAGTGGAACGTGTCAG ACATGGAACAGAAGGACAATTCCACTCTCGTCTGTGACgccctgcatgtgtctccag GTTTGGGACAAAGACAGATCGTCCAGACGTCTTTCAATCTGCCCCTTCAAAAACGAAG GGACCGCCGTCAATGTGTCTTTCAGCAAATTGATCCAAGGGAATGTTTGGCACAATGTGTCGGTGTCTGTGGGCTACGGTCGAATGAACAACCACGGCCCAATGCTGGGGTGGAACCTGTCAGCCCCCTGCCGGCTGGAGGGGGATGTGTGGCCTTGTCACCAGGAGCACAGCTGCAGGGAGCTGCAGGGCTACAGACAACAGCTGGAAAACAGCACATGGACCCAGAACAGCAAAGGACTCTGG GAGACAAAGGGAGTTTTTGAGGACATCAACCTTCAGCTCTCACCCTGTGTTATG GTACATGTGAAGGGAATGGGACACGATCTGGGCCCCTTCTGTCTCCATCACA CCGTCAGGTGGCGCTGGAGTCTCCTGCTGGTCGCTGTCATGCTGCTGTTCTGCTTCACTGTGCTCGTAGTCTATTTCCCCAACGACTTTCTCAAGA GTGCAAAAAGCTGCTTTCAGGGCCGATTCATGAAAA TTATCAGAAAGGGTCACGTGGTGCTGCTGAGCCCCCCAGATGCCGATGATGGACTTTCAGAGTCCATTTGTCAGCTCGGCTCCCTGCTGCGTAACCAGGGCTTCAGTGTGTCTGTGGACCAGTCCAGCAGGAAGCAGCAGTGCACTCTGGGGCCCCTGCCATGGCTGCACTCACAGCTGATGGAGCTGGACAGTTTGGGGGGCAGAGTTGTCCTGGTCTTGACCCAAAGAGCGTCGGCGAGAACGGTAGAATGGACTCACGAGCACCCATTAGTCACCGGCCTGTCTCAGATGAAGTCCCCGTACTCTGACATGTTCACTGCCTGTCTGTGCATCATTCAAGCAGAAAAGCAGCTGGGCAGGGCTGGTGAACGCTTTGTTCTGGTGAAATTTGACCCCAGTCCACTAGGTGACAGGAGTCTACCAGAGCTACTTCAGGGGCTGCCTCTTTTCCAGCTGCCCTCTCAGAATCAGGCTCTGCTGTCTGAGCTCACAGTGAGAGGAACGGGCCCAGGGTTAAGAGGAAGGAGGTGGGGTGTCTCAGATGCATGGAAAACAAAGACGGCAGCCCGACCAGTCCAGCAGAAGGCATCAACTATATCTGTGATTTGA
- the LOC137104416 gene encoding uncharacterized protein isoform X2, whose amino-acid sequence MFRPGWSVWWVVLALHKSVFGLEVSGNYNDEIICSQGLSLLTVIDVSFPIPENEAVEVQKLTPYFRLCCKHKAACTLCLVVDAELYVHMDKDMEGEGSGPDEDDSAEASVTLCYKTPSTLPTCKKVEFMVNEAAFPLQKMSMLITEPRDVFFSSHVIVFSSQSLNLTQQVVAPSLNEVCTQEEEHVEECQNVPTLSHVVYQESSWVELHFTGRNKSLVSLCIQNEQSGTCQVWDKDRSSRRLSICPFKNEGTAVNVSFSKLIQGNVWHNVSVSVGYGRMNNHGPMLGWNLSAPCRLEGDVWPCHQEHSCRELQGYRQQLENSTWTQNSKGLWETKGVFEDINLQLSPCVMVHVKGMGHDLGPFCLHHTVRWRWSLLLVAVMLLFCFTVLVVYFPNDFLKSAKSCFQGRFMKIIRKGHVVLLSPPDADDGLSESICQLGSLLRNQGFSVSVDQSSRKQQCTLGPLPWLHSQLMELDSLGGRVVLVLTQRASARTVEWTHEHPLVTGLSQMKSPYSDMFTACLCIIQAEKQLGRAGERFVLVKFDPSPLGDRSLPELLQGLPLFQLPSQNQALLSELTVRGTGPGLRGRRWGVSDAWKTKTAARPVQQKASTISVI is encoded by the exons atgtttcGTCCTGGATGGTCAGTTTGGTGGGTTGTACTGGCTCTGCACAAGTCAGTGTTTGGATTGGAGGTTTCTGGAAATTACAACGATGAAATCATTTGCTCACAG GGTCTGTCTCTTCTTACCGTGATTGATGTGTCTTTCCCCATACCTGAGAATGAGGCTGTGGAGGTTCAGAAACTGACGCCATATTTCAGActctgctgcaaacacaaagcaGCGTGCACATTGTGTCTGGTAGTGGATGCAGAGCTCTACGTCCACATGGACAAAGACATGGAGGGCGAAGGCTCTGGGCCCGATGAGGACGATTCAGCAG AAGCATCAGTGACACTCTGTTACAAAACACCATCAACCCTCCCAACATGCAAGAAGGTGGAGTTTATGGTTAATGAAGCAGCTTTTCCTCTGCAAAAG ATGTCCATGCTGATTACTGAGCCACGGGACGTTTTCTTTAGCAGTCACGTCATTGTTTTTTCGTCCCAGTCACTGAATCTAACTCAACAAGTTGTTGCTCCTTCTCTAAATGAAG tgtgcACCCAGGAAGAGGAGCATGTAGAAGAGTGTCAAAATGTCCCTACGCTCAGCCATGTGGTTTACCAGGAGAGCAGCTGGGTGGAGCTGCACTTTACAGGCAGAAATAAGAGccttgtgtctttgtgcatcCAGAATGAGCAGAGTGGAACGTGTCAG GTTTGGGACAAAGACAGATCGTCCAGACGTCTTTCAATCTGCCCCTTCAAAAACGAAG GGACCGCCGTCAATGTGTCTTTCAGCAAATTGATCCAAGGGAATGTTTGGCACAATGTGTCGGTGTCTGTGGGCTACGGTCGAATGAACAACCACGGCCCAATGCTGGGGTGGAACCTGTCAGCCCCCTGCCGGCTGGAGGGGGATGTGTGGCCTTGTCACCAGGAGCACAGCTGCAGGGAGCTGCAGGGCTACAGACAACAGCTGGAAAACAGCACATGGACCCAGAACAGCAAAGGACTCTGG GAGACAAAGGGAGTTTTTGAGGACATCAACCTTCAGCTCTCACCCTGTGTTATG GTACATGTGAAGGGAATGGGACACGATCTGGGCCCCTTCTGTCTCCATCACA CCGTCAGGTGGCGCTGGAGTCTCCTGCTGGTCGCTGTCATGCTGCTGTTCTGCTTCACTGTGCTCGTAGTCTATTTCCCCAACGACTTTCTCAAGA GTGCAAAAAGCTGCTTTCAGGGCCGATTCATGAAAA TTATCAGAAAGGGTCACGTGGTGCTGCTGAGCCCCCCAGATGCCGATGATGGACTTTCAGAGTCCATTTGTCAGCTCGGCTCCCTGCTGCGTAACCAGGGCTTCAGTGTGTCTGTGGACCAGTCCAGCAGGAAGCAGCAGTGCACTCTGGGGCCCCTGCCATGGCTGCACTCACAGCTGATGGAGCTGGACAGTTTGGGGGGCAGAGTTGTCCTGGTCTTGACCCAAAGAGCGTCGGCGAGAACGGTAGAATGGACTCACGAGCACCCATTAGTCACCGGCCTGTCTCAGATGAAGTCCCCGTACTCTGACATGTTCACTGCCTGTCTGTGCATCATTCAAGCAGAAAAGCAGCTGGGCAGGGCTGGTGAACGCTTTGTTCTGGTGAAATTTGACCCCAGTCCACTAGGTGACAGGAGTCTACCAGAGCTACTTCAGGGGCTGCCTCTTTTCCAGCTGCCCTCTCAGAATCAGGCTCTGCTGTCTGAGCTCACAGTGAGAGGAACGGGCCCAGGGTTAAGAGGAAGGAGGTGGGGTGTCTCAGATGCATGGAAAACAAAGACGGCAGCCCGACCAGTCCAGCAGAAGGCATCAACTATATCTGTGATTTGA
- the LOC137104448 gene encoding B-cell receptor CD22-like, with product MRSLTASPSVNMVTVNVLLSVFFTSGALAACPQDSHLFITAPQVMEALSGSCLLIPCNFRPESGDNVFDNTRQVFGVWIKGNPDENNVIFNSSGKFTKYPMSIIGNLSEKNCTTLFSNLTTNYRDTYYFRIMNWPYRATAVCDPLQINVTDSAPSPIIKIPGDLKEKESVTITCSALTPCPHSPPKLTWTLQQDPHTNIEENTDGTFTTKIQETITLSDRHDGLNISCSATYRVNGGRDVRTAETQETLKVSYAPKDTSASISPSGLVSAGTWVNLSCSSRARPPVSSFTWFKSSKDGARTVSEGAFYSFNATQGGVYYCVAANDLGNQTSALIQLIIGDSAPSPIIKIQGDVKEKESVTLTCSALTPCPHSPPKLTWTLQQDPHTNTEENTDGTFTTKIQETITLSDRHDGSNISCSATYRVNGGRDVRTAETQETLKVSYAPKDTSASISPSGLVSAGTWVNLSCSSRARPPVSSFTWFNSSTDGARTVSEGAFYSFNATQGGVYYCVAANDLGNQTSALIQLIIGAGEASLWPVILGGIFGVMVLLCLIVCGWRLKSTHSAVEQTQSPTCEDPVSTKEEENLHYGEIHFSNPSTEESSGPVQDSGQQQDTVYAQVKGSEREMAAVTEEHYAEVKTK from the exons ATGAGGAGTTTGACGGCGTCTCCGTCCGTCAACATGGTGACCGTCAACGTGTTGCTGAGCGTCTTCTTTACTTCAG GAGCTTTGGCTGCTTGTCCTCAGGATTCACACCTCTTCATCACTGCACCACAAGTGATGGAAGCACTGAGTGGATCCTGTTTGTTGATCCCATGTAACTTTAGGCCTGAATCAGGAGATAACGTGTTTGACAACACCAGACAAGTGTTTGGAGTGTGGATTAAAGGTAATCCAGATGAAAACAATGTGATCTTCAACAGCAGTGGGAAATTTACCAAATATCCAATGAGCATCATTGGAAACCTGAGTGAGAAAAACTGCACCACTCTGTTTTCTAATTTAACCACAAACTACAGAGACACATACTACTTCAGAATCATGAACTGGCCGTACAGAGCAACAGCTGTTTGTGATCCTcttcaaataaatgttacag ATTCTGCTCCGAGCCCCATCATTAAAATCCCAGGTGATTTGAAGGAGAAGGAGTCTGTGACTATAACCTGCTCAGCTCTCACTCCCTGTCCACACTCCCCTCCTAAACTCACCTGGACTCTGCAACAAGACCCTCACACCAACAtagaggaaaacacagatggaaCCTTTACAACTAAAATCCAGGAGACCATCACTCTGTCAGACAGACATGATGGACTCAACATCAGCTGTTCTGCCACATATCGTGTGAATGGAGGAAGAGACGTCAggacagcagagacacaagaGACGCTCAAAGTTTCAT ATGCCCCCAAGGACACGTCAGCCTCCATCAGTCCATCAGGTTTGGTGTCAGCAGGGACCTGGGTGAATCTGAGCTGCTCCAGCAGAGCCAGGCCTCCTGTCAGCAGCTTCACCTGGTTCAAGAGCAGCAAAGATGGAGCCAGGACTGTGTCTGAAGGAGCCTTTTACAGCTTTAATGCAACACAGGGAGGAGTTTATTACTGTGTGGCTGCTAATGATCTTGGAAACCAGACGTCAGCACTGATCCAGCTGATTATTGGAG ATTCTGCTCCGAGCCCCATCATTAAAATCCAAGGTGATGTGAAGGAGAAGGAGTCTGTCACTTTAACCTGCTCAGCTCTCACTCCCTGTCCACACTCCCCTCCTAAACTCACCTGGACTCTGCAACAAGACCCTCACAccaacacagaggaaaacacagatggaaCCTTTACAACTAAAATCCAGGAGACCATCACTCTGTCAGACAGACATGATGGATCCAACATCAGCTGTTCTGCCACATATCGTGTGAATGGAGGAAGAGACGTCAggacagcagagacacaagaGACGCTCAAAGTTTCAT ATGCCCCCAAGGACACGTCAGCCTCCATCAGTCCATCAGGTTTGGTGTCAGCAGGGACCTGGGTGAATCTGAGCTGCTCCAGCAGAGCCAGGCCTCCTGTCAGCAGCTTCACCtggttcaacagcagcacagatggAGCCAGGACTGTGTCTGAAGGAGCCTTTTACAGCTTTAATGCAACACAGGGAGGAGTTTATTACTGTGTGGCTGCTAATGATCTTGGAAACCAGACGTCAGCACTGATCCAGCTGATTATTGGAG CAGGAGAAGCTTCATTATGGCCAGTGATTCTTGGAGGAATCTTTGGGGTCATGGTTCTCCTGTGCCTGATTGTCTGTGGTTG GCGTTTAAAGTCCACACATTCAGCTGTGGAACAAACTCAG aGCCCAACATGTGAAGATCCGGTCAGtacaaaagaggaagaaaaccTCCACTATGGAGAGATCCACTTCTCAAACCCATCAACTGAAGAATCCTCAGGCCCAGTGCAGGACAGTGGACAGCAGCAGGACACCGTGTACGCACAGGTCAAAGGGTCAGAGCGCGAGATGGCTGCTGTTACAGAGGAGCACTATGCTGAGGTGAAGACTAAATGA